In Porites lutea chromosome 9, jaPorLute2.1, whole genome shotgun sequence, a single window of DNA contains:
- the LOC140949126 gene encoding uncharacterized protein, producing MSHPPTKDFGSNSQEEDISDGANGETKEEHSNTSRDPPQLSVKLPRMNDIHSPTKDRNHARLPVDILLLTVKDCEFLACYMHLNNPFRCWFNGLGFVYLEDENEGQDEKVKVALLRCHEGSSGPGGSIVTTKNAVSVLMPKAVILVGTCGSLRPEETKLGDVVISAKLTTYGLKVVTNDRELHNNIRTFASKRFLDLIKDSALGWEAPLENSEDRQVKIHSRGELLSIPEIINTESRHKQLAETFPLAVAVDTEAEGLYTAAFDLQVEWLVVKGISSYADGRENTNEKWSEFASANAASLVAKILNDDVVFKRWPHYQGNDDNVIKGVRPSTLTTSLPKMVPNFTGRQSECEEIMGYLASESNQLVSIWGSPGFGKTSVAIAVGHDLRNKGMPVCWLSLRGLRSKAALTSKILSCIRRSVINEQPSFLRLSLDDQLCQLLSEISERSFFILDNADGLFESGDPEVKEDVLQLIEEILRRNEKLTIVVTTREYLEFMNVHFQGHKSVRIRTLEEAHAQTLVQELLSNVSSLECRRITQICGFVPLAIKLLCCSISEYKAQPSQFLDEFMQHSASASIIEMLDNADSPPNHRLQFLVSSSFQRLNAQEREALVSLSILPDNFGSEVAAAVLAKNTFQTNKMLQNFRRKSLLDSGLQDEFFTMHKLIQTFAREKGLNEMKDTVLKSKNHLNSFYLSLFQKLNRKYLTGHSMEAFLAFYKDEQSIVQSLLESLSDPITARAVFEVLAKGELFLDNLYFLEGSTFNKIYDSAIEAAKRLEANESYSQLLVSKAFGEACWGPEGSTTQLLCRAKETAESSALPLVSKSKLQGKRLCYLGINYLASSKTEEGVQYLREALQLMHGSPDLAVLRLVALQILSHFSQIQNHMLDLNQLLYSAKKECKAVGDTDLLLISSWKSKETKTEVEENQTDSSILSNHPVRWQVLDLVSKATKNFVDTDTKQLLRNISHKILKEIEIEHHVSSGLFRFHRNVITLFKTSGDTKMLLETRIRYHHTALSRCNENSSAYHLHSEALAACYMDLGNFLSGKNKYSEAFKAQQQALGLLIPLEEEEHANTTDSFHGLGVTHHSLGDLKAAIDYLQHALEILLTVQGS from the exons ATGTCGCACCCGCCAACCAAGGACTTTGGCAGCAACTCACAAGAAGAAGATATCTCAGATGGTGCAAATGGGGAAACTAAGGAGGAACACAGCAATACCAGTAGAGACCCGCCCCAGCTTAGTGTTAAACTTCCGCGCATGAATGATATCCATTCACCAACAAAGGATCGGAATCATGCACGCCTTCCTGTCGACATTTTGTTACTGACTGTAAAGGACTGTGAGTTCTTAGCTTGTTATATGCACCTGAACAATCCATTCAGATGTTGGTTCAATGGTCTCGGTTTTGTTTACCTCGAGGACGAAAATGAAGGCCAAGATGAGAAAGTAAAAGTTGCTTTATTGAGATGCCATGAAGGTTCTAGTGGTCCTGGCGGCTCCATAGTAACTACAAAAAATGCTGTCTCAGTGCTTATGCCCAAGGCAGTTATTTTAGTGGGAACGTGCGGTAGCCTCCGTCCTGAGGAAACCAAATTGGGTGATGTTGTGATTTCTGCAAAGTTGACAACATATGGATTGAAGGTTGTGACAAATGATAGAGAGCTGCACAATAATATAAGAACGTTTGCTAGCAAACGATTTCTTGACCTCATTAAGGATTCAGCTCTTGGCTGGGAGGCTCCTTTGGAGAACTCGGAAGATCGACAAGTCAAGATTCACAGCAGGGGTGAGCTGTTGAGCATTCCAGAAATAATCAATACAGAATCGCGGCATAAGCAGCTGGCTGAAACCTTTCCTTTGGCAGTGGCCGTTGACACCGAAGCCGAAG GACTTTACACAGCTGCATTTGACCTCCAAGTTGAGTGGCTTGTTGTAAAGGGAATTTCTAGTTATGCAGATGGCAGAGAGAACACAAATGAAAAATGGAGCGAATTTGCAAGTGCTAATGCTGCTTCTTTAGTTGCCAAGATTTTAAATGATGATGTTGTCTTCAAAAGATGGCCTCATTATCAAGGAAACGATGATAATGTTATCAAAG GTGTGCGACCATCGACCTTGACAACTTCCCTCCCTAAAATGGTTCCTAATTTTACCGGGCGTCAAAGCGAATGTGAGGAGATTATGGGTTACTTGGCGTCTGAATCTAACCAGCTCGTGTCGATCTGGGGTTCACCTGGATTTGGAAAAACATCTGTTGCAATTGCGGTGGGTCACGATCTCCGAAACAAGGGAATGCCGGTCTGTTGGTTGTCCTTACGTGGTCTGAGGTCAAAAGCAGCTCTAACTTCAAAGATTCTTAGCTGTATCAGGCGATCTGTCATAAATGAACAGCCCTCGTTTTTGCGTCTTTCTCTTGATGATCAGCTTTGTCAGCTATTAAGCGAAATTTCGGAACGATCTTTTTTCATTCTCGATAATGCTGACGGTTTGTTTGAAAGTGGTGACCCAGAAGTAAAGGAAGATGTTTTACAACTCATTGAAGAAATTCTCAGGCGCAATGAAAAGTTGACAATCGTAGTAACAACTAGGGAGTATCTGGAGTTTATGAACGTACATTTTCAAGGCCACAAGAGTGTAAGAATAAGAACACTGGAAGAAGCCCATGCTCAGACCTTAGTTCAGGAATTACTTTCAAACGTCAGTTCTTTGGAGTGTCGGCGAATCACGCAAATCTGTGGCTTTGTACCCTTAGCAATTAAATTATTGTGCTGCTCGATTTCTGAATATAAAGCTCAACCGAGCCAATTTCTTGATGAATTCATGCAGCACTCCGCTTCAGCGAGTATCATCGAGATGTTAGACAACGCAGATTCTCCTCCCAATCACAGATTGCAATTTCTTGTTTCCTCATCTTTCCAAAGACTGAATGCACAGGAACGAGAAGCACTAGTCTCGTTGAGTATTCTTCCTGATAATTTCGGTAGTGAGGTTGCCGCTGCTGTTTTGGCTAAAAACACTTTTCAGACTAACAAGATGTTACAAAACTTTCGGAGAAAGTCACTTCTTGATTCAGGTTTGCAAGATGAGTTCTTCACGATGCACAAGCTTATTCAAACCTTTGCAAGAGAAAAGGgactaaatgaaatgaaagacaCGGTCCTTAAATCAAAGAATCATTTGAATTCGTTTTACTTGTCACTGTTTCAGAAGCTGAATAGGAAATATCTCACTGGTCATTCAATGGAGGCCTTTCTGGCATTCTATAAAGATGAGCAAAGCATTGTTCAAAGCCTACTGGAGTCACTTTCTGATCCCATTACAGCACGCGCAGTTTTTGAGGTGTTAGCAAAGGGAGAGTTATTTCTTGATAACCTTTATTTCTTAGAGGGATCAACCTTTAACAAAATTTACGATTCAGCAATAGAGGCTGCGAAGAGGTTGGAGGCAAACGAGTCTTACAGTCAGCTACTGGTTTCAAAGGCATTTGGAGAAGCATGTTGGGGACCGGAGGGAAGTACGACGCAGTTGCTTTGTAGAGCGAAGGAAACTGCGGAATCCTCGGCCCTGCCATTAGTTTCCAAGTCAAAACTACAAGGAAAACGTCTATGTTATTTAGGCATCAACTACCTTGCTAGCTCTAAAACTGAAGAGGGAGTTCAGTATTTGCGAGAGGCTCTTCAGTTGATGCATGGAAGCCCAGATTTGGCAGTACTTAGGCTTGTTGCTCTCCAAATTCTCAGTCATTTTTCCCAAATTCAAAACCATATGCTCGACTTGAATCAGTTACTGTACAGTGCAAAAAAGGAATGCAAGGCAGTAGGAGACACAGATCTACTTTTGATATCCTCATGGAAAAGCAAAGAGACAAAAACTGAAGTAGAAGAAAACCAGACAGACTCTAGCATTCTTTCTAACCATCCTGTAAGATGGCAAGTACTTGACCTTGTAAGCAAGGCAACGAAGAACTTCGTGGATACTGATACTAAGCAACTTCTTCGAAATATTTCGCATAAAATACTGAAAGAGATCGAAATAGAACACCACGTTTCAAGCGGTCTCTTTCGTTTTCATCGAAATGTTATAACCTTATTTAAGACAAGTGGAGACACTAAAATGCTCCTCGAAACAAGAATCAGATACCATCATACAGCTCTCAGTCGATGCAACGAAAATTCCTCCGCTTACCACTTGCACAGTGAAGCTCTTGCAGCGTGTTACATGGATCTTGGAAACTTTCTCTCCGggaaaaataaatattctgaAGCCTTTAAAGCCCAACAGCAAGCACTGGGCTTGTTAATCCCTCTTGAGGAAGAAGAACACGCAAACACCACTGATAGTTTTCATGGGCTTGGcgtcactcaccattcacttggagaccTCAAAGCAGCAATAGATTATCTacagcacgcacttgagatcc